A single genomic interval of Isorropodon fossajaponicum endosymbiont JTNG4 harbors:
- the fur gene encoding ferric iron uptake transcriptional regulator — protein sequence MDAQDLKSAGLKVTLPRLKILEILETSEDHHMSAEDIYRTLIMQGEEVGVATIYRVLTQFEEAGMVNKLNFDNGQSVFELSNVDHHDHLVCVKCGKIDEFADEVIEQHQHDIANKYGYQLTDHCLYLYGLCKDCH from the coding sequence ATGGACGCTCAAGATTTAAAAAGTGCAGGGCTTAAAGTCACACTACCAAGGCTAAAGATTTTGGAAATTTTAGAAACCAGTGAAGATCATCATATGAGTGCTGAAGATATCTATCGCACTTTAATCATGCAAGGTGAAGAAGTGGGCGTGGCGACAATTTATCGAGTGCTTACTCAATTTGAAGAAGCAGGTATGGTTAATAAACTTAATTTTGACAATGGTCAAAGTGTGTTTGAGTTATCAAATGTGGATCATCATGATCATTTAGTGTGTGTCAAATGTGGCAAAATTGATGAATTTGCTGACGAGGTCATTGAGCAGCACCAGCATGATATCGCCAACAAATATGGCTATCAACTTACTGATCATTGTTTGTATTTATACGGGCTTTGTAAAGACTGTCACTAA